A window of Chryseobacterium shandongense genomic DNA:
ATCCTGTTTCTGGCCACCATTATCGCAGCCATCTTCCAAAGTCAGGATTTTTTATATATCACCATCTTTGTGGAATTTTTTCTGATGGCTGCTGTTCAGTATTCTTTAAACATGATTAAATTCTTGTCTAAACAATATGAAAAAAAAAATTCAAGGAAGTTATATGTTTTGGTTTCAACCTATGTAGTCATTACTTTTTTAATTTTTATTCTGTGCCGTAAGATTAACATAGAAATTGATTTTGATTTTGTTGAATGGATTCTAATTTCGTGGATCGTACTATCACCGGTGCTCATTATTCAGTCTCTTGTCATAAGTTTTTATGATAATGAAAATATTAAAACAATAGATCATGCCTGAAATTCAGTTAACAACCGTAATAAAAGCTGACATTCAAACCGTTTTCGATTTATCAAGAGATATTGATCTGCATCAGAAATCAACTTTTAAAACAGACGAAAAAGCAATTGCAGGACGAACTTCAGGACTGATTGAAGAAGGCGAAACGGTAACATGGAGAGCCAGACACTTAGGAATCTATCAAAAATTGACAACAAAAATCATCGCTATGAATAAGCCGTATCATTTTACAGACATCATGCAGAAAGGTGCTTTCAAATCCATGAAACACCAGCACATTTTCAGTCAGCAGAGTGACAATACAATTATGACCGATATTTTCGAATTTCAATCCCCTTTTGGAATCATAGGAAAAGTTTTTGATGCTCTGTTGCTTAAAAATTACATGAAAAACTTTCTTTTGGAGAGAAACAAATTGATAAAAACTGTCGCAGAAAATAATCAGAAGCGCGAGCGAAGCGAGCGTCAAAACAGTTAGCATTAGTGATGTCATGCTTGCTTAAGTTTATCCTGAGATTGACAAAGGAGTACTTCAACAAGTAAAACAATCAATCATTGCCATAAAAAAATAAACTTTTCAAATAAATAGTTCAAATATTTTCAAAGCATTAAGCAGAAAACTCATAAACCAACATAACTTTATTCCTTTTCATCATAAACCTCAACCTCAATCTCAACAACATGAAAATAATCATCACTGCCGGAACCGGCTTCTTGGGTAAAAACCTAGAAAAATATTTTACTGAAAAAGGACATCAGGTATATATTTTAACCCGCAATCCAAAACGCAAAAACGAAATATTCTGGGATGCAAAAACGTTGGGCGAATGGAAAGGAGTCCTT
This region includes:
- a CDS encoding SRPBCC family protein, yielding MPEIQLTTVIKADIQTVFDLSRDIDLHQKSTFKTDEKAIAGRTSGLIEEGETVTWRARHLGIYQKLTTKIIAMNKPYHFTDIMQKGAFKSMKHQHIFSQQSDNTIMTDIFEFQSPFGIIGKVFDALLLKNYMKNFLLERNKLIKTVAENNQKRERSERQNS